A region of the Streptomyces durocortorensis genome:
CGTCTCCCTCGCGGCCATCGCGCTCGGCGGCACCCTGCCGCTGGAGTCCGGCGCCGAATCCCCGCTTCGTGCCGAGGGCAGCGGGAACAACGTGACCCCGCTCGACGCCGAGACCCGCGCCGAGAACGGCACCGACGCGGTCAGCCGCCGGGGCGGCGGCGCCCTCGCGGTGACCGGCGACGACGCGGCGGCGGGACAGCCCCCGAGCGGCACGACGGCCTCCGGGACGAACGGCGTGCCCCCGTCGCTCACGGGCACGGCGACTCCGGCGGATCCGGCCGTGACCCCGCCGGTGAACCGGCAGGCGGCGACGGCCGCACCGCTGCTTTTCGGCCTTTCCGCGCCGACCGGACACCCCTTCACGCTTCCCGCGCTGAACGTGTCCGTGCCGCCGCTGATACGCCCGACCGCCTCCGGTGCCCCGCTGCTCGCGGCGGCCCTCGGCGGCGGTGCGCTGTCGAAGCCGCCCCCGGCGGCAGCCCCCTCAGGACCGTCCCCGTCCGTGCCCGCCAACGATCTGGCGAGCCCCCTTTCCCCGCGCCGTTGACCGGACCCTGCGCGGGGATTCGCGAACCTGGTTGAATTCCGGTGAGGGACGCCTCTGTGGGGCGTGCAGAGGCCAGTTGCGGGGAGAGCATGGACGACGGGAAGCCCACCGGGCCGCAGGCGAAATGGTGGAGTCGCCCCACGGGGCCGAAGAGCGAGTCGCAGGCCACTACGGCGTCCCCGGCCGTCACCGAGGACGCCTCGGCCGGTACGCAGGGCGCCCCGGAGGCGGCCGCCCCGGCCGTACCCGGCACCCCCGACCCGGTGGACACCCG
Encoded here:
- a CDS encoding anti-sigma factor family protein; this encodes MSGTGPTPAEAHLGDRLAALVDGELNHDARERVLAHLATCAKCKAEADAQRRLKSAFAMSASPSPSEGFLARLQGLPGGPGGDGTGSGSPFGGRGPFADEFYPGLRPSTGGTRTDAARSPLDGFGYLPAAHGSTAVLPGASGSGSVFRIHEVSRDADRSPWRGRRFAFAAASAVSLAAIALGGTLPLESGAESPLRAEGSGNNVTPLDAETRAENGTDAVSRRGGGALAVTGDDAAAGQPPSGTTASGTNGVPPSLTGTATPADPAVTPPVNRQAATAAPLLFGLSAPTGHPFTLPALNVSVPPLIRPTASGAPLLAAALGGGALSKPPPAAAPSGPSPSVPANDLASPLSPRR